Below is a genomic region from Deltaproteobacteria bacterium.
TCTGCGCGATCACCTTGTAGCAGGCGTCAACCACCCCATCGCCATCGCCCTCGCCTTCGCGCTGCTCGCCATCGACGCGCAGCCGCAACTTCGCGTGCGGCAGCGTGCCGCTCAGAGCCGTGACGTTGAGCTCGATCAATTCGAAGCGATCCGGCACGCGCACGGTCTCTTCGGTCACGATCGCGACGAGGTCGTCGTCGTAAACGTTCTTCTTCAGGTCGGCGAGCACCTTGAAACGTTCGAACGCCTTGTTCATGTCGACTTCGTACAACTCGACGCCGAGTTGCTTGAGCCGCTCGGCGAACGCGTGGCGGCCGGAGTGTTTACCCAGCACCAACTTATTGCTGGAGATGCCGACGTCCTCAGGACGCATGATTTCGTACGTCTGCTTGTCCTTGAGAACGCCGTCCTGGTGAATACCGGCCTCGTGCGCGAAGGCGTTGTCGCCGACGATCGGTTTATTCGCCGGCACCGTCAGGCCGGTGACCTGGGCGAGCAAGCGGCTGGCCGGATAGATCTGTTCGGTGACGATGTTGGTGCGCACGGTATGGAAGAAGTCCTTGCGCGTGGCCAGAGCCATCACCACTTCTTCGAGCGAGGTATTGCCGGCGCGCTCGCCAATGCCGTTGATCGTACACTCGATCTGCCGCGCGCCGTTGCGGACTGCGGCGAGCGAGTTGGCCACCGCCATGCCGAGGTCGTTGTGGCAGTGCGCGCTCCAGCACACCGTGTCGCCACCCGGCGTGTTGGCGATGAGGTACTTGAACAGTCCGCCAAATTCTTCGGGCACCGCGTAACCGGTGGTGTCGGGCACGTTGAGCGTCACCGCGCCGCAACGAATCACTTCGCCGAAGACCTTGACCAAGTAGTCGCGATCCGTGCGTGAGGCGTCTTCAGCCGAGAACTCGACGTAGTCGAGGTGTTTCTTCGCCATTTCGACGGCCCAACACGCCGCGTCGAGCACCTCTTGCTGGCTCATCATGAGTTTTCGCTTGAGATGCAGATCGGAGGTGGCGATGAAGATGTGTATGCCGGGCCGCTTCGCCTTCTCGACGCTCTTGATCGCTTGCCGGATGTCGGCTTCCTTCGGGCGCGCCAAGCTCAGCACGATCGGCCGCGCCACAGTCTCGGCGACGCGGGCGACCGAATCGAAATCTCCCGGCGATGAAACGGCGAAGCCCGCCTCGATCACATCGACGCCGAGCTTTTCGAGCTGCCGTGCGATGACCACCTTCTCTTCGACGTTCATCGTCGCCCCGGGCGACTGCTCGCCGTCGCGGAGCGTGGTGTCGAATATCTGCACTACTGCTGGTTCCATGGCGCACCCCCTATAGCATCGACTCCGGTGGGCGGCGACACCCACATCGGGTCGGTCTGAATTGCGTGAGTCATGCGGCCGACCATGCGGCTGGTCGGTGCGACTTCGCCGGCGACGATGCGGGTCGGCAGAGCCTGGAAGGACTCTGCGCGCACCGTCATCGCCTTGAACACGGCCTCGAACGCGGTGTTACCGCCGCGCGGGCCGAGTCCGTTGATCGTACACTCGATCTGGCGCGCTCCGTTGCGCACCGCGGCGAGTGAGTTGGCAACCGCCAGTGACAGATCGTCGTGACAGTGCACGCTCCAGCACACCGTACCGCCGCCCGGCGTGTGGCCGATGAGGTACTGGATCAGCGCGCCGAATTCATCGGGCAGCGCGATGCCGGCGGTATCGGGGACGTTGACTGTGGTGGCTCCGCAGCGGATCGCCTCGCCGTAAATTCGTACCAACGCGTCGCGATCCAGTCGCGAGGCGTTGGCCATCGTGAACTCGACCTCGTCGAGTTGCTGCTTGGCATACTCAACCGTGCGGCAGGCGGTGTCGACGACCTCCTGCCGCGTGCGCACGAGCTGAGCGCTGGAGGCAGCCACGAAGACGTGAACGCCGGGATGCTTTGCCTTGGCGACGCTGCGCACTGCGTGGTCGATGTCGGACTCAATGGCGCGCGCCAGGCTGAGCACAACCGATTCGCTCACCGCCGCGGCGATCGCCGCGACCGCTTCACCGTCGCCATCGAACGCTCCCGGAAATCCCACCTCGATGACATCGACGCCCAGTTTCTCAAGCTGACGCGCGACGGCGACCATCTCGGAGACGGACAGAAGAGCCGACGACGATTGGCCGTCGCGCAAGGTGGTGTCGAGAATCCGAACTCGGTCTGCTTCCATGGCGCACTCTCCTTCGCCGCGGTGCCGTTGCCGACCCGCTGCGGGCTATGCGACCAAAAGAAAGGGCCACGGGGTGCGCCACCCGTGGCCCTCTAGAAGCAGAAACGCCACGGAGCGGTCATCCCACCCGTGGCGTCTTTCGGTCGCGTATTGGTAGTCTACGCTCCCCCGGACGCAGCGGGTGGGCACGGCAGCAGCAGCCCGAGGAGCAGAAGACCCAATGCGTTGTGCGAGCGAGCGTTCATTGCGCACCCTTCGTAGGCGACTCGCTCGATGTTGTCAAGGTGGGATTTTCGACGACCTTGAGCGGATGCCGTCGCCCGCGCGCATGCAACAGCCAGCGGCCGCGCACAAACAGCGAGCGCGCCGGTCCTGAGAGCGCGAACAGCGTCGAGCCCGCGAATGCCATCCATTGCGGCTCGGCGATGAGCAGGTTGAGCACGAGGATCACGAGCACCAGCATCGAGAACGGATGGCGACGGTGCAATTGCAACTCTTTGAAGCTGAAGTATTTCACGTTGCTCACCATCAACGCGGCTAAGCCGTAGATGACGAGTAACACCAACAGATGCTTGTGGGTGGCGCCGGCGCCGCCGTACTTGTAGTAGAGCAACACAGTCGCCGCGATCACGTCGGCGGCGGCTGGAATTGGGAGGCCGATGAAGTGGCGCTTCTCGACATTGTCGTACTGCACGTTGAAGCGCGCCAAGCGCAACGCGCCGCAGGTGACGTAGAGCGATGCGGCCAGCCAGCCCCAGTTTTGCCACGGCTCGAGTGCCCAGCGGTAGGCGAGAATGCCGGGCGCCACGCCGAAGGCGACGAGATCCGCCAACGAATCGTACTCGATGCCGAAGCGGCTGGTGGTGCGCGTCAGGCGCGCGACCCTTCCGTCGAGGATGTCGAAAATCTGCGCCAGCAAAATCGCCAGTGCGGCGAGTTGGAAATCGCCGTGCAGGCTGGCGATGACCGAGTAGAAACCGGAGAACAATCCGCCGGTGGTGAAGAGATTGGGCAGGATGTAAACACCCTTGCGTAGCGGCGCGGGCATGCCCCGACCGCCGCGAATGACGCGCACGCGTTCTTTTACTGCCATGAGCCGATCACCGTTTCGCCCGCGGTGGTGTGGTCGCCGACACGTACCTGCACCGCGACCTCGGGTGGCAGATAGATATCCACCCGCGATCCGAACTTGATGATGCCACAGCGCCGTCCACGCTCGACGTTCATACCGGGACGAAGATAGCAGACAATCCGGCGCGCCAGAAAGCCCGCGATCTGCACGAAGCACACGCGCCGCCCATGCTTGTCTTCGACGACGATGGCGTTCTGTTCGTTGTCGAGCGAGGCTTTCTCAGCGAAGGCGCGGAAGTACTTGCCGTGATTGTAGTGCGTGCTCACCACCGCACCGCTCACCGGATTGCGGTTCACGTGGACGTTCAGCGGCGACATGAAGATGCTGACCTTGATCGTATCGGCGTGGAGAAAGCGATCCTCGCGTACCGGTGCGACGGTGATCACACGGCCGTCGGCTGGAGCGACGATCAGCCGTTCATCTGCTGGGGAGATCCGTTCCGGATCGCGAAAGAAGTTGAGCACGATTCCAAACAGCCCGGCACCAACGATCGCGCCGATCGCGCCGCCGAGCAGCCACAGCAACAGCGCAATGCCCGCGGCGCCAGCGATCAGCGGATAGCCCTCGCGCGCAATGGGAAGCCCCGCCCAGTGGGCGGGCATCTCTCGGGTCGCCTCAGTATTCACGGTGCGCGGACTATAGCGGAAGGACGGCGGAGACCCAACTCTTTGGTGTGACGAGCGCTGCTGGCCCTCGGCGGCACCGGGTCGAGTCCTCGGTTGGACAGCGATGGGCTTCGCGCGCAGGCGCGGAAGCCTGCCGCTACCTAGATTGTCAGTTCTTGCTCTTATCTACCAAGCGCTCCGAGGCGAGCCATGGCATCAGTGACCGCAGCTTGGCGCCGACTTTTTCGATCGGATGGTTCGCGCCTTCTTTGCGTAGCTCCTTGAAGTGCGGGCTGCCGCAGCGGTACTCGGTGATCCACTCGTTGGCGAACTTGCCGCTCTGGATGTCGGCGAGCACTTGCTTCATCGCCGCCTTTACCTCGGGACCGATGATCTTCTTGCCGCGCGTCATGTCACCATACTCGGCCGTGTTGCTGATCGAGTAGCGCATGTTGGCGATGCCGCCTTCGTAGATCAGGTCGACGATCAGCTTCACTTCGTGCAGGCACTCGAAGTACGCCATCTCCGGCGAATACCCCGCTTCGACGAGGGTCTCGTAGCCAGCGCGAATCAACTCGGTGAGACCGCCGCAGAGCACCGACTGTTCGCCGAACAGATCGGTCTCGGTCTCCTCCTTGAAGTCGGTCTCGATCACCGCAGCCCGCGTGCCACCGATGCCCTTCGCGTACGCAAGGCCGACGTCTTTGGTATTCTTCGACGGGTCTTGATGGATCGCGAGCAGACACGGCACACCGCGACCCTTTTGGAACTCGCTGCGCACGAGATGGCCGGGGCCCTTCGGCGCTACCATGAACACGTTAACGCCGGCCGGCGGAACGATTTGTTTGAAGTGGATGTTGAAACCATGTCCGAAGGCGAGGTACTTCCCGTCGCGCATCCCGGGGGCGATTTCGTTCTCGTAGATCTCCCCGCCTTGTTCGTCCGGCACCAGGATCATCACGATGTCGGCCGCCTTCGCGGCGGCGGCGGTCTCCATCACCGTGAGGCCGGCGGCTTCCGCCTTCTTCCAGGAGCTGCTGTCGCGACGCAAACCAACGACCACGTCGAGCCCGCTGTCGCGCAGATTGTTGGCGTGTGCGTGGCCTTGGCTGCCGTAGCCGATCACTGCGATCTTCTTGCCTTGGATGTGCCGTAGATCGGCGTCTGGGTCGGTGTAGATCTTCACGCTGCTTGCTCCTTCCCGTTGCGCGCGGCGAGCATTTGCATGCCGCGGTGCATCGCCACCTTGCCGGTGCGTGCGATTTCGACGATGCCGAGCGGGCGTAGGAGATCGACAATCGCGCGGATTTTGTCCTCGTCGCCGGTCAGCTCGATGATGTAGCTCTGCGCGCTCACGTCGATCACTTTGGCGCGGAAGATGTCGACGATGTTCATGACTTCCGCGCGCGTGGTCTCGGTTGCGGTGATTTTGATGAGCGCCAGCTCGCGCTCGACGTGCCTGGTGTCGAGGAAGTCGATCACCTTGATCACGCTGATCAGCTTGTTGAGCTGTTTGGTGATTTGCTCCAACACCTGATCATCGCCGTGAGTGACCAACGTAATGCGCGAGACCGTCGGATCGAGGGTTTCGGCGACCGTGAGACTCTCGATGTTGAAACCGCGTCCGCTGAAGAGGCCGGCGACGCGAGCCAGGACGCCGAATTCGTTCTCGACCAGGACAGAAATCGTGTGGCGCATGAGGTCAGTGCGATCGATACTTGCCGAGAATCTCCATGATGTGATCCTTGCCGGCGAGCTTGAGCTTCTGGAGGCGTTTCTTTTCGACTTCTTCTTCTGGCGTGAGGAAGTGTTTGTGCTGGAACGTGGCGAGCTGCTTTTCGAGTACGAGGTGCTCCTCGTAATAGCGGCGCAGCTCAACGTCCTTGTCCAACAGAGTACGGATCAACTCTTCTTCATGCTTCTCCATAGTGATCTCCATCAGGCAGGTGGCCGGAAGCTACCGCAGGGCTCGGTCACTGTCAAATTACCCCGATGCGATGAAAGTGTCACGATTCTAGTGCGTTAACAAAATTTTCGCTCGGCCTCAGAGGCCCGAACGTAGAACGGCTCCACGCTCGCCAACTCGGCCGCAACACCTGCCGCGAGGCGTTCACGCCCGATGGCCGCAACGGCCGCGCCAGACGGTGGCGCCGCAGCGAGCGGTAGTCGTTTGACCACGGCGCCGAAGAGCTCGATCAACACGTCTTGGTATTCGTCGACGCCATCACCGATGAAGACCACATCCTCTGGGCCGCTCACAAAACGAGCCAGTTCGCGCGGAGCGATGGCCATCTCGGCGACCACACGATCGAGCTGGTCGCCGCGCCAGCGAAAGCTGGCGGCGTAGATCTCGCTGCGGCGCGCATCGAGGATCGTCCACACCGTTTCGGTACGAGGGCCGAGTGCGCGTGCGAGCGCTTCCAGCGTCGGCACCGCCACCAGATGAGCGTTGGCAGCGTACGCCAACCCCTTCGCCGTGCTGAGCCCAACACGCAGCCCGGTAAACGACCCAGGGCCGGCTGACACCGCGATCGCGTCGAGATCACTGATCGCGATGCGCGCTTGAGTGAGAACGCCGTCAATCAGGGGAATGATGGCGGCAGCGAGCGTGTTCTCGACGCGTTCGGTCCGCTGCGCGACGGCCACGCCGTCGCGATCAATCCCGACACTCGCGGTCCACGTCGCGGTGTCGAGTCCGAGGGTCCACACGGTGTGCTAGCCCTGTAGGACGCGGGCGATGTCGTTGTAGAAGGCGAACAGCATCAACGCGATCAGCACAAACAAGCCGACCTGCTGCGCCAGTTCGCGGTAGCGCAGCTCAATCGGGCGGCCGAGCAGTCCTTCGATGGCAAAGAAAAACAGGTGCCCACCATCGAGCACCGGGATCGGCAGCAGGTTGAGGATGCCGAGATTGATGCTGATCACCGCGGTGAACATGAGGAGAAACTCGATGCCCAGCGCCGCCTGCTTGCCGGCTTGGCGGACGATCTCGATTGGCCCGCCGATTTCGCTCGATGGGATCTTGCCCGAGACCATCTTCACCAATCCCACCAGAATCGTCTCACCCCAGATGAACGTTTGCTGACCAGCCATCCAGACAGCTTCGAGCGGGCCAACGTTCTTCACGTCGAGCCCGGGCTCGATGCCGATGAGATAGAGTTTGGTTTCGAGTTCTTCGCCGAAGATCGTCTTGTTGGGGCGCTCCTTCGGCGTGACGTTGATCTTGCGTTCGCCGCCGTTGCGATCGATCGTCAGCGTCAGCGTGCGACCGCCACTCTGACGGATCGCCTGCGACATTTCGTCCCAGGTGCTGACCGGCTTGTCATCAACAAAGCGAACGACATCGCCGGCTTCGACGCCGGCCTCGATCGCCGGCATGCCGGCCGACAGCCCGCCGACCTTCGCCTGTTCGCTCGGTGTGCGTACGCCGAACGCGATGTACGTCACGCAAAAGATCAGGAAGGCAAATAGCAGATTCGTGCCCGGTCCGGCGAAGACGATGGCAAAGCGCCGGCTGACAGGTTGGTGCGCAAACGACACCTTCTTCGCCGCCTCGTCCAGTTCGGCGTCGGAATCCTCGCCCTCCATTTTGACGTAGCCGCCCAGCGGGACGACACTGAGTTGATACTCCGTATCGCCGGAGCGCCAACCGAATAGTTTTGGACCGAAGCCGATGGAAAAGCGGAGCACCTTGACGCCAACGCGCTTGGCTACCAAAAAGTGACCCAGCTCGTGCACCAAGATCAGAAATCCCAGGACGATGATGGCCGCGAGAATACTGGTGGGCATTGAATCTCCTCACTCCACCTCAACGGCAGAGATCGACGTAATAGTATAGGAGGGCTACCGGGAACACCAGACTGTCGATGCGATCCAGCACGCCGCCATGGCCGGGGAAAATCCATCCCGACTCCTTGGCGGCGAACGTGCGCTTCATCATGGATTCGCACAGATCGCCTACCTGCCCCACCACGCCAATCACTACCGCAACCACCGTCGCTTCAGTCCATCCCAGGTCGGGGACATCGAGTCCCATCAGCGGTAGCAGCACCAGCTCTACGATACCGACCCCCGCCACGCTTCCGGCGAGAATGCCGAGTGCGCCTTCGACGGTCTTGCCGGGGCTGACGCGCGGCATGAGCTTGTGCTTGCCGAACGCGTGGCCGGCGAAGTAGCCGCTGCTGTCACCCCCCATCCCCGCACCAAGGAGAAGAATGACCCAGCCGGCGCCGTGCGGCGTCTGCCACAGCCACACGAAGTACGGCAGCAACACGCTGACGTACAAAATCCCCAACAACGTCAGGCCGAGATCGCCGATGCCCTTCTCGAAATCGACACGCGCCAGCAACGTCCAGCTCAACCCGATCACTAAAGCGGCCACCATCGCGAAGGCGAGCCAGTCGGCGCGGGTCGACGCGCTCGCGATCGCCAGCATCCAACCGAGCGCCACACCCAACGCGCGCGAGCCCGGTTGGCTCGGAAACGCCATCACGAAATATTCGAGGACACCAACCGCCGCGATCAGCGCCAACACCGCGGCGAAGAGCCAGAATGGTGCGTACTTGATCAGTAGCAGCAGCAGAGGGATGGCGACCGCGGCAGTCGCGAGCCTAGCGCGCAACACGGAGCGGTTCCCCTTGCGGCGATTCGAGCACGCGGCCGAAGCGCCGTTCGCGTTGCTGAAACACCGCGAGTGCTTCACAAAACTGGCGCTCGCGGAAGTCCGGCCACAGAGTCTCAGTGACGAAAATTTCGCTGTACGCCAGCTGCCAGAGGTAGAAGTTCGACAGCCGCATCTCGCCACTGGTGCGAATGAGCAGATCGGGATCAGGAATGCCGTGCGTGCTGAGGTAACGGTCGACGACAGCTTCGTCGATGCGGTCGGGGTCGAGTCGCCCCGCTTCACACTCACGGGCGATCACCCGCGCGGCGCGGACAATGTCCGAGCGGGCGCCGTAACTCACCGCTAGCACGACCGTCATCCCGGTGTTGTGTTTGGTGGCTTCGATGTCCGCCGCCAAGTAGCGCTGCACCGCGAGCGGCAGGCGAGTCGTGTCGCCAACGGCGACCAACCGGATGTCGCGCTCCATCATTTTCTTGAGTTCGGTGCGCAGGTAGCGGCGCAGCAAGCCCATCAACGCGCTCACTTCGGTGCGCGGACGTTGCCAATTTTCCGTCGAGAAGGCGTACAGGCTGAGATACTCGATGCCCAGGTCGCGCGCTTGTTCGACGATTGCCCGCACGGAGTCCTTGCCGTGTTTGTGCCCTTCGATGCGGCTGAGGCCGCGCTGCTGCGCCCACCGGCCGTTGCCGTCCATGATGATGGCGACGTGACGGGGCAGACGCGTCAGGTCCAGAGAAGGCAGCGCCGGCACCGGATCAAACCTCGAGAATTTCTTCTTCCTTGGTCTTCAGCGCTTTGTCGATGCGTTCAATGTAGCCGTTGGTGATCTCCTGCACCTTCTCCTGGCCGCGACGCAGATCGTCTTCGGTAATTTCCTTGTCCTTCTCCAGCGTCTTGAGCATGTCGATGGCCTCATGGCGATGATTGCGCATCGAGACGCGATGGCCCTCCGCTTCCTTGCGAACATGCTTGACCAAATCGCGCCGCCGCTCGGCGGTCAGTTCAGGGATGGGGATGCGAATGATCTTGCCGTCGTTCATCGGCGTCAGGCCGAGGTCCGACTGCTGAATGGCGCGTTCGATTTCCTGCATCGCGCCCTTGTCGTACGGCTGCAACACGAGCATCCGCGGCTCCGGCGCCGAGATCCCCGCCAGTTGGTTGAGCGGCGTCTTGGTGCCGTAGTAGTCGACCATAATGCCGTCGAGCAGCGCCGTGGAGGCGCGGCCGGTGCGCGTGCGCCCGAAGTCACGCCGGCAACTGACCAGCGTCCGCTCCATGTCCTTACGCAGTCCTTCAATGACCTCGTCTATCATGGTCGTTGCCTTACTATGGTGCCGACTGCCTCGCCGGTAACTGCACGCTTGATGTTGCCGCGCGCGGAGAGATCGAACACGATGATCGGCAGCGAGCTCTCTTTACAGAGCGATATGGCGGTCGCGTCCATGACCTTGAGTTCCTTGCTCAGACACTCCAGATAGGTCAACTCCGTGAACTTCTTCGCGTTGGGTTTCTTGCGCGGGTCGGCGTCGTAGATGCCATCGACGTTGGTGGCTTTGAGCATCACTTCGGCCCCGATCTCCGCCGCGCGCAAGCTCGCCGCCGTGTCAGTAGTGAAGAACGGATTGCCGGTGCCGCCGGCAAAGATCACCACCCGCCCCTTTTCAAGATGGCGCGTGGCGCGCCGGCGGATGTAGGGCTCGGCGACTTGCTGCATCTCGATGGCCGACTGGACGCGAGTCTGCACGCCTTCGCGTTCGAGCGCGTCTTGCAATGCTAAGGCGTTGAAGATGGTGGCGAGCATGCCCATGTAGTCCGCGGTGGCTCGCTCCATGCCGCGACTGCTGCCGGCCACGCCGCGAAAAATGTTCCCACCGCCAATCACCACGGCGACCTCGGCGCCGAGATCACGCACTTCTTTGATCTCGCCGGCAATGCCTCGCAAGACATTATTGTCGATCCCAAACTCCTGCCCGCCGAGGAGGGCTTCGCCGCTGAGTTTGAGGAGAATACGCCGGTAGCGCAGCCGGGTTGGCGACGCTGTTGCTGCCGCTCCGCCGCGGCGAGGCACTCCGGCCACGACTTATGCCGCCTGCTCGGTCTGCTCCCCGAGCTGGTACCGCGCGAAGCGCTTGACCGTTATCGATCCACCGACCCGCTTCACGACCTCCGCCAACCACGTGCTCACGGAGCGATCGGGGTCCTTGATGAACGGCTGTTCGAGCAAGCAGACATCTCTGAAAAACTTGTCCAACTTGCCGGTCACCATCTTCTCGATCACTGCGTCGGGCTTTCCCGAGGTGGCGGCTTGAGCGCGATAGATGGCGCGCTCGCCATCGAGGACATCGACCGCCACTTCCTCACGGCGGACGTAGCGCGGATTCGCCGCAGCGACTTGCATCGCGAGATCGCGGACCAGTTGGGCGCAATCCGCTGAATTCGTGATCGCTCCGTCGCGGGCCAGTTCGAGCAGCACGCCGATCTTGCCGCCAGCGTGGATGTAGGAGCCGACTAACCCGCCGTTCGCCGGTGATTCGAAGCGCGCCGCCCGGCGCATCACGACGTTCTCGCCAGTCTTCGCCACCGCAGTGGTAATCAGCTCACCCAGATTCACGTCGGCGCCATGCGTCAACACTTGTTGGGCCGCCTGCTCGACCAGCGCGCCGAATTCGGGCGTGCGGGCGACGAAATCGGTTTCGCAGTTCACTTCGACCAGGGCGCCGACCGTGCCGTCGCCATTGCTGGCCGCGACGATCAGACCTTCGCTCGCCACGCGGGTGGCGCGTTTCGCCGCCGCGGCGAGTCCCTTCTCGCGCAGTACGACGATCGCCTTTTCGAGGTCGCCTGCACTGTCGGCGAGCGCCCGCTTGCAATCCATCATTCCCGCCCCGGTCTTATCGCGCAGTTCGCGAACCAGGGCGGCGCTGACTTCACTCACTGCACCATCCCTCCTTCGACAGTGGCCGCGGGGGCCACCTGGCTCGGGCCGGCGTCGTCGGCAACCTGGTCGCTCACACCCTTGGCGCGCTCTTCGGCGCGTGCGCGACCTTCGAGGACCGCATCCGCGATCGCCCCGCAGAACAGACGAATGGCGCGGATGGCGTCGTCGTTGCCGGGGATCTTGTGATCGATCACGTCGGGGTCGCAGTTGGTGTCGACCACCGCGACCACCGGGATGTGGAGCTTGTTGGCTTCCTTGACCGCGATCTCTTCCTTCTGCGGGTCGATCACAAACAGCGCGTCGGGCAGCTTGCGCATGTTCTTGATTCCACCGAGGGCACCGAGGAGCTTGTCGCGCTCGCGACTGACGTTGAGCATTTCCTTCTTGGTGAGAGCTTGGGCCATCACCGGGTTCTCGAGCGTCTCTTCGCACTTCTTCAACTTGTCGATGCTCTGCTTGATGGTTTGGAAGTTCGTGAGGGTGCCGCCCAGCCAACGGGTGTTGACGTAGAACATGCCGCAGCGGTCGGACTCTTCCTTGATCGCGTCCTGGGCTTGCTTCTTGGTGCCGACAAACAGGACGTGGCCGCCCTGGGCCGCCACTTCGCGCACGAACGCGTAGGCGTTCTCGAAGAGCTTTACCGTCTGCTGCAGATCGATGATGTAGATGCCGTTGCGGGCGCCAAAGATGTACGGCTTCATCTTTGGGTTCCAGCGGCTCGTTTGGTGGCCGAAGTGCACACCGGCCTCCAAGAGCTGCTTCATGCTCACTTCCATACAGATCTCCTCTCCAACATTCAGAACCGGGTCAGATTCAAGAGCACAGAGATAACAGAAAGGGAATTCCTCAGGCAACCGCCCGCTACTGGTTCATCGAGGCCAGGAACTCGGCATTGGTCTTGGTGTCGCCGACCTTGTCGAGCACGAATTCCATGGCCTCGACCGGGTTCAACTGGGCCAACAGCTTGCGCAAAATCCATACGCGGCTGAGGGTTTCGCGTTCCAGGAGCAGCTCTTCCTTGCGCGTGCCCGAACGGTTGATGTCGATGGCGGGGAAAATACGCTTGTCGACCAGCCGGCGATCGAGGTGGATTTCCATGTTCCCGGTGGCCTTGAACTCTTCGAAAATCACTTCATCCATGCGACTGCCGGTGTCCACGAGGGCGGTCCCCATGATGGTGAGACTGCCGCCGTCTTCGATGTTGCGCGCGGCACCGAGAAACTTTTTCGGCTTGTGCAAGGCGTTGGAATCGACGCCACCGGAAAGGATCTTGCCGCTCGGCGGCACCACCGTGTTGTAGGCGCGCGCCAAGCGCGTGATGCTGTCGAGCAGGATCACCACGTCGCGGCCGTGCTCGACCAGCCGTTTCGCCTTCTCGATCACCATTTCCGCCACCTGCACGTGGCGGGTAGCGGGCTCGTCGAAGGTCGAACTGATCACTTCGCCCTTCACCGAGCGCTGCATGTCGGTGACTTCTTCCGGCCGCTCGTCGATGAGCAGGACGATCAGCACCACCTCCTTGTGATTCTGCGTGATGCCGTGCGCAATATGTTGCAGCATCATCGTCTTGCCGGTACGTGGCGGCGCAACGATCAGGCCGCGCGTGCCCTTCCCGATGGGCGTGAACAGATCGATCAGTCGCCCCGTGAATTCTCGCGGATCGTGTTCCAACTTGAGCTGCTCATTGGGATACAGCGGCGTGAGGTTGTCGAAGAGGATCTTCTCGCGCGCCTTCTCCGGCTCCTCGTAGTTGATCGCTTCAACCTTGAGCAGGGCAAAATAGCGCTCGCCCTCTTTGGGTGGCCGAATCTGACCGGAAACCACATCGCCGGTACGCAAGTTGAAGCGGCGAATCTGACTCGGAGAGATGTAGATATCGTCGGGGCCGGGGAGGTAGTTGTAGTCGGGCGCGCGGAGGAATCCGAAACCGTCGGGCAGTATCTCAAGGACGCCTTCGCCGTAGACGAAGCCACTCTGCTCGGTCTGCGCGCCCAAGATGGCAAAGATCAGCTCCTGCTTGCGCAGATTGGCGGCGCCTTCGACATTGAAGTCTTTCGCTATCTGCGCCAGCT
It encodes:
- the rho gene encoding transcription termination factor Rho codes for the protein MPTEPVEEPPEREGALNLKALKEKKINELAQIAKDFNVEGAANLRKQELIFAILGAQTEQSGFVYGEGVLEILPDGFGFLRAPDYNYLPGPDDIYISPSQIRRFNLRTGDVVSGQIRPPKEGERYFALLKVEAINYEEPEKAREKILFDNLTPLYPNEQLKLEHDPREFTGRLIDLFTPIGKGTRGLIVAPPRTGKTMMLQHIAHGITQNHKEVVLIVLLIDERPEEVTDMQRSVKGEVISSTFDEPATRHVQVAEMVIEKAKRLVEHGRDVVILLDSITRLARAYNTVVPPSGKILSGGVDSNALHKPKKFLGAARNIEDGGSLTIMGTALVDTGSRMDEVIFEEFKATGNMEIHLDRRLVDKRIFPAIDINRSGTRKEELLLERETLSRVWILRKLLAQLNPVEAMEFVLDKVGDTKTNAEFLASMNQ